One genomic region from Leifsonia poae encodes:
- a CDS encoding serine hydrolase domain-containing protein: MGNRRRSFIVVAAAGGLGLALLSGCAGSGGPHSAVPASAGPTATSLPTARIAAAVDDTIAAAGIPGAAVRITRAEGAVPWVHATGDAVLDPKRAVKADDRFAYRSITKSFTVTVVLQLVDEKKVGLDDPISRFVPGVPSGNEITIRELAGMRSGLVNYSATPSVQSGLQADPTRAWTDDELLAAAFAQPLDFAPGTAYEYSNTNTVLLGRVIEAVTGHPWAQEVAARLTTPLGLGSISYPGNGAMASPAAAPYQVGGRGAAPEALPAVSFALFSAAGGLTGTVGDLDGWARALGTGKTLKAATFAERTAQLSKASTDPKGPLYDSYGLGVGVIRGWIGHTGVGIGYQCLAMYDPKTGMSVAMVMNGTGDDPDVPARLFERILPLLG, translated from the coding sequence GTGGGGAATCGTCGGAGGTCTTTCATCGTCGTCGCCGCCGCCGGGGGGCTCGGGCTCGCTCTGCTGAGCGGATGCGCGGGGTCGGGTGGTCCGCACTCCGCAGTTCCGGCTTCCGCTGGTCCGACCGCCACGTCCTTGCCGACGGCGCGGATCGCTGCCGCGGTGGATGACACGATCGCCGCCGCGGGCATCCCCGGCGCCGCTGTGCGGATCACGCGTGCAGAGGGCGCCGTTCCCTGGGTGCACGCGACCGGCGACGCCGTGCTGGACCCGAAACGAGCAGTGAAGGCCGACGACCGGTTCGCCTATCGCAGCATCACCAAGTCGTTCACCGTGACGGTCGTCCTCCAGCTCGTCGATGAGAAGAAGGTCGGCCTCGACGATCCGATCTCGCGTTTCGTGCCGGGCGTTCCGTCGGGGAACGAGATCACGATCCGCGAGCTCGCGGGGATGCGCTCGGGCCTCGTGAACTATTCGGCCACTCCGTCCGTGCAGAGCGGACTGCAGGCGGATCCGACCCGCGCGTGGACGGACGACGAGCTCCTCGCCGCGGCGTTCGCGCAGCCGCTCGACTTCGCGCCGGGCACGGCATACGAGTACTCGAACACGAACACTGTTCTGCTGGGGCGCGTGATCGAGGCCGTGACCGGGCATCCGTGGGCTCAGGAGGTGGCCGCCCGGCTGACGACACCGCTGGGGCTGGGCTCGATCTCGTACCCCGGGAACGGAGCGATGGCGTCGCCGGCCGCCGCGCCCTACCAGGTCGGGGGCCGGGGTGCGGCGCCTGAGGCGCTGCCGGCCGTGTCGTTCGCCCTGTTCTCAGCGGCCGGCGGTCTCACCGGGACGGTCGGCGACCTGGACGGGTGGGCGCGGGCGCTCGGCACCGGCAAGACCCTGAAGGCGGCGACGTTCGCCGAGCGCACCGCACAGCTCTCGAAGGCGTCGACCGATCCGAAAGGGCCGCTCTACGACTCCTACGGCCTGGGCGTCGGCGTGATCCGCGGCTGGATCGGGCACACCGGCGTCGGGATCGGCTACCAGTGCCTCGCGATGTACGACCCGAAGACGGGGATGAGCGTGGCCATGGTCATGAACGGCACGGGCGACGACCCGGATGTGCCCGCGCGTCTGTTCGAGCGCATCCTACCGCTGCTCGGCTGA
- a CDS encoding thioester domain-containing protein, with translation MEHDVHALTHIGGVVGDPTTYPGVNHFTDPAVQSTVFWVLAHSYPALGLAEFGAAAGVPGIQRNDAIEATQYAIWRYTELDYDAAWAFETPESEAAYYHLLAGANASGGTSADTATIAISAPSAAQTGRSLVGPFTVTTNRTAVQVSTAPSVTVTDAGGAPIDTGAVVDGQALYLDLRKSAAAGSATITGTVSGSAVNGHVVSVPTTPGGAPTGADHAQSIILVAAATATTSADAAAVWRAAVDAPAATQAPTSAGGSADELAATGSAFDGGVVAVAVIAILAGVAVALGRRIRSGG, from the coding sequence ATCGAGCACGATGTTCATGCCCTGACGCACATCGGGGGCGTCGTCGGCGATCCGACGACGTATCCGGGGGTGAACCACTTCACCGATCCGGCCGTTCAGAGCACGGTGTTCTGGGTTCTCGCGCACAGTTACCCTGCGCTCGGTCTGGCGGAGTTCGGAGCCGCGGCGGGCGTGCCCGGGATCCAGCGGAACGACGCGATCGAGGCGACGCAGTACGCGATCTGGCGGTACACGGAACTCGACTACGACGCTGCCTGGGCTTTCGAGACGCCGGAATCTGAGGCTGCGTACTACCACCTCCTCGCCGGGGCGAACGCGAGCGGGGGCACATCGGCGGACACCGCGACGATCGCGATCTCCGCGCCATCGGCCGCTCAGACGGGCCGGTCCCTCGTCGGTCCGTTCACGGTGACCACGAACCGGACGGCTGTCCAGGTCTCCACGGCTCCGTCCGTCACGGTGACGGATGCCGGTGGCGCTCCGATCGACACGGGCGCGGTCGTCGACGGTCAGGCCCTCTATCTCGACCTTCGGAAAAGTGCCGCGGCCGGCAGCGCGACGATCACCGGCACCGTCTCGGGTTCCGCTGTGAACGGGCATGTCGTCTCGGTGCCGACGACGCCGGGGGGAGCGCCCACGGGCGCGGATCACGCTCAGTCGATCATTCTCGTCGCAGCGGCGACGGCGACGACCAGTGCCGACGCCGCCGCCGTCTGGCGAGCCGCGGTCGACGCTCCCGCTGCGACGCAGGCGCCGACCTCGGCGGGCGGGTCGGCCGATGAGCTCGCCGCCACCGGTTCCGCCTTCGACGGCGGAGTCGTCGCGGTGGCGGTCATCGCCATCCTCGCGGGCGTCGCTGTCGCCCTGGGCCGCCGCATCCGCTCGGGGGGCTAG
- a CDS encoding carbohydrate ABC transporter permease has translation MTTLTTTAARATAKEPGPLRTRTGLHLVPTIILIIGALYCVLPVLWIVIASTKTNDELFSTPAFLPVFHGGFWTNMQALFTYNNGIFGRWALNSVIYAIGGGILSTLIAGAAGYALGKYRFTGSKWIFRLIVGAVLLPQIMLAIPQFLLLAKFGMTNNYASVILPQLVSPFAIYLCKIYAEASVPDEIMEAARIDGGSEWRIFWSVGSRLMMPALVTVFLLQFIGIWNNFLLPFVMINNDQLYPLTLGLYGLMIITGGQAAQYSIVIAGVLVSIVPLAILFLSLQRYWKIDLISGGVKI, from the coding sequence ATGACCACGCTCACGACCACGGCCGCTCGGGCGACGGCGAAGGAGCCCGGCCCGCTGCGCACCCGCACAGGGTTGCACCTCGTGCCGACGATCATCCTCATCATCGGAGCGCTCTACTGTGTGCTCCCGGTGCTCTGGATCGTGATCGCCTCCACCAAGACGAACGACGAGCTCTTCTCGACCCCCGCGTTCCTCCCGGTGTTCCACGGCGGCTTCTGGACAAATATGCAAGCCCTGTTCACCTACAACAACGGCATCTTCGGCCGGTGGGCGCTCAACTCGGTGATCTACGCGATCGGCGGCGGCATCCTCTCGACCCTCATCGCCGGGGCGGCCGGCTACGCTCTCGGCAAGTACCGGTTCACCGGATCGAAGTGGATCTTCCGTCTCATCGTCGGCGCGGTTCTGCTGCCGCAGATCATGCTCGCCATCCCGCAGTTCCTGCTGCTGGCGAAGTTCGGCATGACCAACAACTATGCCTCGGTCATCCTCCCCCAGCTGGTCAGCCCGTTCGCGATCTACCTGTGCAAAATCTACGCTGAGGCCTCGGTACCCGACGAGATCATGGAGGCGGCCCGCATCGACGGCGGCAGCGAGTGGCGCATCTTCTGGTCCGTCGGCTCCCGGCTGATGATGCCGGCGCTCGTGACCGTGTTCCTGCTGCAGTTCATCGGCATCTGGAACAACTTCCTGCTGCCCTTCGTGATGATCAACAATGACCAGCTCTACCCGCTGACCCTCGGCCTGTACGGGTTGATGATCATCACCGGCGGGCAGGCGGCCCAATACTCGATCGTGATCGCCGGTGTGCTCGTATCGATCGTGCCGCTGGCCATCCTCTTCCTCTCGCTGCAGCGCTACTGGAAGATCGACCTGATCTCGGGCGGCGTCAAGATCTAG
- a CDS encoding carbohydrate ABC transporter permease codes for MAVIGDSTASKPARGAASRRPATRLATAPGERRPRRKRSILPIVLVAPAVILLILFTIAPAVYAVALSFLQLKVGSGLLGAGGTTEVFAGFANYISTLGDPEFWASLGRMLLIALIGVPLTIVLATLFALCLDAKKARLVGVTRLAIFLPYAVPGVVASLLWGFMYLPATSPIGGQIINYFGTTGIFFSVANVAVWGVVGFNMVILYTAVRSLPKDLFEAAELDGASELQIALRVKLPLIAPAITMVALFSVIGALQLFNEPTTLKPLANAISSTWVPLMRVYTDAFVNNSIYEGAATSFILIIMTVTATVLVNVIGRRFSRRETK; via the coding sequence ATGGCCGTCATCGGAGACAGCACCGCGTCGAAACCGGCGCGCGGAGCCGCATCCCGCCGGCCGGCCACCCGGCTCGCCACGGCGCCGGGCGAGCGCCGGCCACGCCGCAAGAGGAGCATCCTGCCGATCGTGCTCGTTGCGCCCGCCGTCATCCTGCTGATCCTGTTCACCATCGCCCCGGCCGTCTACGCCGTCGCGCTCAGCTTTCTGCAGCTGAAGGTGGGCAGCGGTCTGCTGGGCGCCGGCGGCACCACTGAAGTGTTCGCCGGGTTCGCCAACTACATCAGCACGCTGGGCGACCCCGAGTTCTGGGCCAGCCTCGGCCGGATGCTGCTGATCGCGCTCATCGGCGTGCCGCTCACGATCGTCCTCGCCACACTGTTCGCCCTGTGCCTTGACGCGAAGAAGGCCCGTCTGGTCGGGGTCACCCGCCTCGCGATCTTCTTGCCGTATGCCGTTCCCGGTGTCGTCGCCTCCCTACTCTGGGGCTTCATGTACCTCCCGGCCACCAGCCCGATCGGCGGCCAGATCATCAACTACTTCGGCACGACCGGGATCTTTTTCTCGGTGGCGAATGTGGCCGTCTGGGGAGTCGTCGGCTTCAACATGGTGATCCTCTACACGGCCGTGCGCAGCCTCCCGAAAGACCTCTTCGAGGCTGCGGAGCTCGACGGGGCGTCCGAGCTGCAGATCGCCTTGCGGGTGAAACTGCCGCTGATCGCCCCGGCCATCACGATGGTGGCCCTCTTCTCGGTGATCGGCGCCCTTCAGCTCTTCAACGAGCCGACCACCCTCAAACCCCTGGCCAACGCCATCTCGTCCACCTGGGTTCCCCTGATGCGGGTCTACACAGACGCGTTCGTGAACAACAGCATCTACGAGGGCGCCGCCACCTCGTTCATCCTCATCATCATGACCGTCACGGCAACCGTGCTGGTCAACGTCATCGGCCGGCGCTTCTCGCGGAGGGAGACCAAATGA
- a CDS encoding ABC transporter substrate-binding protein yields the protein MRKTTLRTIGATVGVLAAAATVLTGCSSSGGTDASSSGGKVTLNYVNWDGGMQAVVDEWNKANPNIQVKLTKPSGTGYTLYNKLITNNKAGTNPDVTEVEYQALPALIANNVVIPIDKYVGDLSSDFSKSTLAQVQFEGKTYGVPQNVCPMVFFYRKDIWDSLGLKAPTTWAEYAADAATIHAADPKKYIGNFTAADPGWFAGLAQQAGANWWTTSGKDNWTVAINDAPSKKVADYWGDLVNKGLVSPEPNWSAQWNTDMNNGSLVGWVGAQWAPNQLPSIAKDTAGKWEAAPLPAWTAGDNTVGIWGGETEAVTANSKHPAEAAKFVKWMNSSKEGVTSLIKNVQVFPASISNQTLPVLQTPPPFMSNQPDYNTLMATVAKGVRTFDIWGPNANVTFDSYSNSFAAALQNKTQLSAALDTMQTDTVTDMKKIGFKVTG from the coding sequence GTGAGAAAGACAACGCTGAGGACCATCGGCGCCACGGTCGGCGTGCTCGCCGCGGCGGCGACGGTGCTGACCGGATGCTCGAGCTCGGGCGGCACGGACGCCTCCAGTTCGGGCGGCAAGGTGACCCTGAACTACGTGAACTGGGACGGCGGCATGCAGGCCGTCGTCGACGAGTGGAACAAGGCGAACCCGAACATCCAGGTGAAGCTGACGAAACCCTCGGGCACCGGCTACACCCTCTACAACAAGCTCATCACGAACAACAAGGCCGGAACCAACCCGGACGTGACCGAGGTCGAGTACCAGGCGCTCCCCGCACTCATCGCGAACAACGTGGTCATCCCCATCGACAAGTATGTGGGCGACCTCTCGAGCGACTTCTCGAAGTCGACGCTGGCCCAGGTGCAGTTCGAGGGCAAGACCTACGGCGTTCCCCAGAACGTGTGCCCGATGGTGTTCTTCTACCGCAAGGACATCTGGGATTCGCTCGGTTTGAAGGCCCCGACCACCTGGGCGGAATATGCGGCCGACGCCGCGACCATCCACGCGGCCGACCCCAAGAAGTACATCGGAAACTTCACCGCGGCCGACCCTGGCTGGTTCGCCGGGCTCGCACAGCAGGCGGGCGCCAATTGGTGGACCACCTCCGGCAAAGACAACTGGACCGTCGCCATCAACGACGCCCCCAGCAAGAAGGTGGCCGACTACTGGGGCGACCTGGTGAACAAGGGGCTCGTGAGCCCCGAGCCGAACTGGTCGGCGCAGTGGAACACCGATATGAACAACGGCTCGCTCGTCGGCTGGGTCGGTGCGCAGTGGGCTCCCAACCAGCTCCCGTCGATCGCGAAGGACACCGCCGGCAAGTGGGAGGCCGCACCGTTGCCCGCCTGGACCGCCGGCGACAACACTGTCGGCATCTGGGGCGGTGAGACCGAGGCCGTGACCGCGAACTCCAAGCACCCGGCCGAGGCCGCGAAGTTCGTGAAGTGGATGAACTCCTCCAAGGAGGGCGTCACCTCGCTGATCAAGAACGTGCAGGTCTTCCCCGCGAGCATCTCCAACCAGACGCTGCCCGTGCTGCAGACCCCGCCACCGTTCATGTCGAACCAGCCGGACTACAACACGCTGATGGCCACCGTTGCGAAGGGCGTGCGCACCTTCGACATCTGGGGACCGAACGCCAACGTCACGTTCGACTCGTACTCGAACTCGTTCGCCGCGGCCCTTCAGAACAAGACGCAGCTATCCGCCGCGCTCGACACGATGCAGACTGACACCGTCACCGACATGAAGAAGATCGGCTTCAAGGTCACCGGCTGA
- a CDS encoding aldehyde dehydrogenase family protein translates to MHEIRDYEAHVFIDGRFERPEAGDGIPVLDKAAGTPLGTYGNASAAQVDRAVRVAKAAQPDWAAVDANRRSEIVRAFGRELERRHDELITLIIRETGGTAEKAEEELGQAVTQLNNSATQLTENAGSILPPYKRGKISLSRAVPLGVIGLIVPWNYPMSLAMRALAPGLAYGNAVVLKPAELTPIAGGQILAEAAQAAGLPDGVFNVVPGDGATTGRTLSEHPDLDLVHFTGSFEVGHQIANFAARSFKPVATELGGDNAFVVLDDADIDQAASCAVWSALWYQGQTCITAGRHIVHAAVADAFTEAVVERVRALRVGNPLTDDVDLGPIITETQLRRFDHGLVRPSIAVGARVAVGGTHDGLFYRPTVLTGVTPEMPVFTEEIFGPVMPITVVDTEAEALALVNRHRTLMNSVFTGDPMRGLAFAEQVTSNEVHVNDGYARHGGEGQLAGFTHRQWIGIQTTPTSYPAWATA, encoded by the coding sequence ATGCACGAGATCCGCGACTACGAGGCCCACGTCTTCATCGACGGCCGGTTCGAGCGCCCGGAAGCCGGCGACGGCATCCCTGTGCTCGACAAGGCGGCGGGGACGCCGCTCGGCACATACGGGAACGCATCGGCCGCCCAGGTGGACCGGGCGGTGCGGGTGGCGAAGGCCGCCCAGCCCGACTGGGCCGCTGTGGATGCCAACCGCCGAAGCGAGATCGTGCGGGCGTTCGGCCGCGAGCTCGAGCGCCGTCACGACGAGCTGATCACCCTGATCATCCGCGAGACCGGCGGAACGGCGGAGAAGGCCGAAGAGGAGCTCGGCCAGGCGGTGACGCAGCTCAACAACTCGGCGACTCAGCTCACCGAGAACGCCGGCTCGATTCTGCCGCCGTACAAGCGCGGCAAGATCTCGCTCTCCCGCGCCGTTCCACTCGGTGTCATCGGCCTGATCGTGCCCTGGAACTACCCGATGAGCCTCGCCATGCGCGCCCTCGCGCCGGGTCTCGCCTACGGCAACGCGGTGGTGCTGAAACCGGCCGAGCTGACGCCGATCGCGGGCGGACAGATCTTGGCCGAGGCCGCTCAGGCCGCCGGACTCCCCGACGGCGTCTTCAACGTGGTGCCCGGCGACGGCGCCACGACCGGACGCACGCTCTCCGAGCATCCGGATCTCGACCTCGTGCACTTCACCGGGTCGTTCGAGGTGGGCCACCAGATCGCGAACTTCGCGGCGCGCTCCTTCAAACCGGTTGCGACCGAACTCGGCGGCGACAATGCCTTCGTCGTGCTCGACGACGCGGACATCGACCAGGCGGCGAGTTGCGCCGTGTGGTCTGCCCTCTGGTACCAGGGGCAGACATGCATCACCGCCGGCCGGCACATCGTGCACGCCGCCGTCGCCGACGCGTTCACCGAGGCCGTCGTCGAGCGGGTGCGTGCGCTGCGGGTCGGCAACCCGCTCACCGACGATGTCGACCTCGGCCCGATCATCACCGAGACCCAGCTGCGACGATTCGACCACGGCCTGGTGCGGCCGTCGATCGCCGTCGGCGCCCGCGTCGCCGTGGGCGGAACCCACGACGGCCTGTTCTACCGACCGACCGTGCTCACCGGGGTCACCCCCGAGATGCCGGTCTTCACCGAAGAGATCTTCGGCCCGGTGATGCCGATCACCGTGGTCGACACCGAAGCCGAGGCGCTCGCCCTCGTCAATCGGCACCGCACGCTCATGAACTCGGTCTTCACCGGAGACCCGATGCGCGGGCTCGCCTTCGCGGAACAGGTCACGAGCAACGAGGTGCATGTGAACGACGGCTATGCCCGTCACGGGGGCGAGGGGCAGCTCGCCGGCTTCACCCATCGGCAGTGGATCGGCATCCAGACCACCCCGACGTCGTACCCCGCCTGGGCCACCGCCTGA